The following proteins come from a genomic window of Candidatus Eisenbacteria bacterium:
- a CDS encoding OFA family MFS transporter: MEKDKIMNRWMVVIGAILIQLCLGAIYAWSVFTKMITMPLADGGLYGFTATQAAWVFSVGLATFAVVMVMAGRMQAKVGPRPIAVAGGLVLGIGYMLGGFLGKSFIAQFLCIGVIGGAGIGLAYVVPIAVGVKWFPDKKGMITGLAVAGFGFGATIWVKLAGSWGGGLLNTTHIFGLPGVQSVFFIYGVVFLVLVLIGSIVMVNPPAGYKPKGWNPPAATTTKATGSVDLTSNEMLRTPQYWMLLLMFIGSGLAGLMVIYCIRLFGIDALNSSGAVVGAAAGAAAGTAMAWYAILNGLGRIVWGIVSDKIGRKFALFLMCLLQGIIMLLFFKMGGTVVGLTVGACIIGFNFGGNFALFPAATADFFGNKNVGTNYGWVFLAYGVAGIAGPQVAGYFKDAAKGGDVSAWATPFIIAGVACLIAAVLGLLLKAPKHKHA, encoded by the coding sequence ATGGAGAAAGATAAGATCATGAATCGCTGGATGGTTGTCATCGGCGCGATTCTTATCCAATTGTGCCTCGGAGCGATATACGCATGGAGCGTCTTTACAAAAATGATCACCATGCCGTTGGCTGACGGCGGCCTCTACGGATTTACCGCCACGCAGGCCGCCTGGGTTTTCTCGGTCGGTCTGGCGACCTTTGCCGTGGTCATGGTTATGGCCGGCCGGATGCAGGCCAAAGTCGGCCCGCGGCCGATCGCGGTGGCCGGTGGTCTTGTCTTGGGTATTGGCTATATGCTGGGTGGATTTCTGGGCAAGTCGTTCATTGCTCAATTTCTATGTATCGGTGTGATCGGCGGGGCCGGAATCGGATTAGCTTATGTCGTTCCGATCGCCGTGGGTGTCAAATGGTTCCCCGATAAAAAAGGGATGATCACCGGTCTCGCGGTCGCCGGATTCGGTTTCGGTGCGACGATCTGGGTGAAGCTGGCGGGAAGCTGGGGCGGCGGTTTGTTAAACACCACTCATATCTTCGGCCTTCCCGGTGTGCAGAGTGTCTTCTTTATCTACGGCGTGGTCTTTCTCGTTCTGGTCCTTATCGGAAGTATCGTGATGGTGAATCCTCCCGCCGGTTACAAGCCGAAGGGATGGAATCCTCCCGCCGCGACGACGACCAAGGCGACCGGATCAGTCGATTTAACGAGCAATGAGATGCTGCGCACACCCCAGTACTGGATGCTTTTGCTGATGTTCATCGGTTCCGGCCTGGCCGGCCTCATGGTCATCTATTGCATCCGTCTCTTCGGTATCGACGCGCTGAATTCAAGTGGCGCGGTGGTCGGCGCCGCCGCCGGGGCCGCCGCCGGAACAGCGATGGCCTGGTATGCGATCCTTAACGGCCTCGGCCGGATCGTCTGGGGTATCGTCTCCGACAAGATCGGTCGGAAATTCGCTCTGTTCCTGATGTGCTTGCTCCAGGGAATCATCATGCTGCTCTTCTTCAAGATGGGCGGCACGGTTGTGGGGCTCACCGTCGGGGCTTGCATCATCGGATTCAATTTCGGTGGCAACTTCGCGCTCTTCCCGGCGGCAACCGCAGACTTCTTTGGTAATAAGAATGTCGGCACGAATTACGGCTGGGTCTTCCTTGCCTACGGTGTTGCCGGTATTGCGGGTCCCCAGGTCGCCGGATATTTCAAGGATGCGGCCAAGGGCGGCGATGTGAGCGCTTGGGCGACTCCCTTTATCATCGCGGGAGTGGCCTGTCTCATTGCGGCGGTTCTCGGTCTGCTGCTCAAGGCGCCGAAGCACAAGCACGCTTAG
- the acs gene encoding acetate--CoA ligase, whose product MSDVYSPKPEVSERAWIKTMDQYKKMYERSVKDPEGFWAEWAETFHWEKKWDKVLTWDFDKSIKIEWFKGGKTNACYNALDRNLKTRGDRVAYYWEGNTPGEQRTVTYKELHEEVCKFANVLKSKGVKKGDRVSIYMPMVMELTVAVLACARIGAVHSVVFGGFSADSLADRILDSDCKTLLTTNAVYRGAKAVPLKSNADKAMAISAEKGCTVNACIVYNRVPDMKVEMKKGRDYWWNEEMDKASADCPVEWMDAEDTLFILYTSGSTGKPKGVAHTVGGYMVYTAHTFKYIFDYHDDDIFWCTADIGWVTGHSYIVYGPLAMGATSVMFEGIPTYPDAGRFWDVVDKYKVTIFYTAPTAIRAIAAQGNEHVTKRSRKSLRLLGSVGEPINPEAWRWYYEVVGDSRCPIVDTWWQTETGGILITPLPGSHPLKPGSATLPYFGCQPLVLDEQGKELHGAASGILAIRAPWPGIMRTVYGDHKRFKETYFSAFPGLYFTGDGCRRDEDGYYWITGRVDDVINVSGHRMGTAEVESALVSHPKVAEAAVVGFPHNIKGEGIYAYVTLNIGVEYTDELKKELRNHVRDEIGPIASPDVIHWAPGLPKTRSGKIMRRILRKIASGDMDQIGDTSTLADPAVVDTLVANKE is encoded by the coding sequence ATGAGTGACGTTTATTCGCCCAAGCCCGAAGTGAGTGAGAGGGCTTGGATCAAGACGATGGACCAGTACAAAAAAATGTATGAGCGGTCCGTGAAGGATCCCGAGGGGTTTTGGGCCGAATGGGCGGAAACCTTCCACTGGGAGAAGAAGTGGGACAAGGTTCTCACCTGGGATTTTGATAAAAGCATCAAGATCGAGTGGTTCAAGGGCGGAAAGACCAACGCCTGTTACAACGCCTTGGATCGTAATCTCAAGACCCGCGGCGATCGGGTCGCCTATTACTGGGAAGGCAACACGCCCGGTGAGCAGCGCACTGTTACCTATAAAGAGCTTCACGAAGAGGTGTGCAAGTTCGCCAACGTCCTAAAGAGCAAGGGCGTCAAGAAGGGCGATCGCGTTTCTATTTATATGCCGATGGTCATGGAGCTGACGGTGGCCGTTCTAGCCTGCGCGCGTATCGGCGCCGTCCACTCCGTCGTCTTCGGCGGATTCAGCGCCGATTCGCTGGCTGACCGGATTCTCGATTCTGATTGCAAAACCCTGTTGACAACCAACGCCGTCTATCGCGGCGCCAAGGCCGTTCCCCTGAAGTCCAATGCCGACAAGGCGATGGCCATCTCCGCCGAAAAGGGTTGCACCGTGAATGCCTGTATCGTCTACAACCGCGTTCCTGATATGAAGGTTGAGATGAAAAAGGGGCGTGACTACTGGTGGAATGAGGAAATGGACAAGGCTTCCGCCGATTGTCCCGTTGAGTGGATGGATGCGGAAGATACTCTGTTCATCCTCTATACATCCGGATCCACCGGCAAGCCCAAGGGTGTCGCTCACACGGTCGGCGGTTACATGGTCTATACCGCACATACCTTCAAGTACATCTTCGATTATCATGATGACGACATCTTCTGGTGCACCGCTGATATCGGCTGGGTCACCGGACACTCCTACATCGTCTACGGGCCGCTCGCCATGGGCGCCACCTCGGTGATGTTCGAGGGTATCCCGACCTATCCCGACGCCGGGCGGTTCTGGGATGTCGTCGATAAGTACAAGGTCACCATCTTCTATACCGCTCCAACCGCCATCCGCGCGATCGCCGCTCAGGGCAATGAGCATGTAACGAAGCGCAGTCGCAAGAGCCTGCGTCTTCTCGGCTCTGTCGGCGAACCGATCAATCCCGAGGCTTGGAGATGGTATTACGAGGTCGTCGGCGACAGCCGCTGCCCGATCGTTGATACCTGGTGGCAGACCGAAACCGGCGGGATCCTCATCACCCCGCTGCCCGGCTCGCACCCGCTCAAGCCTGGTTCCGCGACCCTGCCGTACTTCGGTTGCCAGCCGCTCGTTCTGGATGAACAGGGCAAAGAGCTGCATGGCGCCGCCAGCGGCATCCTGGCCATCAGGGCTCCCTGGCCGGGCATCATGCGCACCGTCTATGGCGATCACAAGCGTTTCAAAGAGACATACTTCTCCGCATTCCCCGGTCTCTACTTCACCGGCGACGGTTGCCGGCGGGATGAGGATGGGTATTACTGGATCACCGGCCGCGTCGATGATGTCATCAACGTCTCCGGTCACCGGATGGGTACGGCCGAAGTCGAGAGCGCTCTCGTATCGCACCCGAAGGTCGCCGAAGCGGCCGTCGTCGGTTTCCCGCACAACATCAAGGGCGAAGGCATCTACGCCTATGTCACCCTGAACATCGGTGTGGAATATACCGATGAGCTGAAAAAAGAACTCCGGAACCATGTCCGTGACGAGATCGGACCCATCGCATCACCGGATGTGATTCATTGGGCTCCGGGTCTTCCGAAAACGCGTAGTGGTAAGATCATGCGCCGGATCCTTCGCAAGATCGCGTCCGGTGATATGGATCAGATTGGTGACACCTCAACCCTCGCCGATCCGGCTGTCGTCGACACGCTGGTGGCGAACAAGGAATAG
- a CDS encoding radical SAM protein, with protein sequence MNPIEFSNIPTDRILKKPSREELQAAPDLVVSDPEGRTFEVPEFAVAGRAGLFYAVPEASDFIDQPEGSDLFALPDRDPVGFDRRTGQAVRLTKIQGQPVRATASFMAPAHTATWWSAFEKQPHAKILPMFAYTALGWLRGRFVSAGVRIDSDIRQDHRQFPCDDEMEKRGRKIIEARGENNLIRHVVANCALTYRCPAARNYVMGRWEAPLPISPGCNAECVGCISEPPQEQEIPPTQPRLRFLPTVEEIVDLAVPHLETAELPVVSFGQGCEGEPLLRSDTIDAAIRLIRKRTQRGVINLNTNAGLPLEVERLAKTGLDSIRISLNSARKGAYERYYRPKTYTFEDVITSGLKMRAAGKWISLNYFIFPGFTDDPEETAAFLDLCRRIRPNLIQMRNLNMDPDLYASVVEMRTGIDTDGAPIGIRRWMAKIQKELPGLRFGYFNPPREKWGL encoded by the coding sequence ATGAATCCGATTGAATTTTCAAATATCCCAACCGATAGAATCCTCAAAAAGCCATCGCGAGAAGAGCTTCAAGCGGCGCCCGATCTTGTCGTCTCCGATCCCGAGGGGCGCACCTTTGAGGTGCCGGAGTTTGCCGTGGCCGGGCGCGCGGGCCTCTTTTACGCGGTTCCCGAAGCCTCCGATTTTATTGATCAACCGGAGGGAAGCGACCTCTTCGCCCTCCCCGACCGCGATCCCGTCGGATTCGATCGCCGCACCGGTCAAGCTGTTCGACTCACCAAAATCCAAGGCCAGCCCGTCCGCGCGACGGCTTCTTTCATGGCGCCGGCCCATACCGCGACCTGGTGGTCGGCCTTTGAGAAGCAACCGCACGCCAAAATTCTCCCGATGTTCGCCTATACGGCGCTGGGATGGCTGCGGGGCCGGTTTGTTTCCGCCGGTGTGCGCATCGATTCCGACATCCGCCAGGATCACCGGCAATTTCCCTGCGATGATGAAATGGAGAAACGCGGCCGGAAGATCATTGAAGCGCGCGGGGAAAACAATCTCATCCGCCATGTTGTCGCCAACTGCGCGTTGACCTACCGCTGTCCCGCGGCGCGCAACTATGTCATGGGCCGCTGGGAGGCGCCCCTGCCGATTTCACCCGGATGCAACGCCGAATGTGTCGGATGTATTTCGGAGCCCCCGCAGGAGCAGGAGATCCCCCCGACACAACCGCGATTGAGATTTCTTCCCACCGTCGAGGAGATCGTCGATCTCGCCGTACCGCATCTCGAGACGGCCGAGCTTCCGGTGGTTTCATTCGGCCAAGGATGCGAGGGGGAGCCGCTGTTGCGCTCCGATACGATCGATGCGGCGATACGCCTGATCCGGAAGCGGACGCAGAGAGGGGTGATCAATCTCAACACCAACGCCGGCCTGCCGCTTGAAGTGGAGCGGCTCGCGAAAACCGGATTGGACAGCATCCGCATTTCGCTCAACAGCGCCCGCAAAGGAGCCTATGAGCGCTATTACCGCCCGAAAACGTATACATTCGAGGATGTCATCACTTCGGGGCTCAAGATGCGCGCGGCCGGGAAATGGATCTCGCTCAACTACTTCATCTTTCCCGGATTCACAGACGATCCCGAGGAGACGGCCGCCTTTCTCGATTTATGCCGGCGCATTAGGCCGAATCTGATCCAAATGCGCAATCTCAACATGGATCCCGACCTTTACGCCTCCGTCGTCGAAATGAGGACCGGAATCGACACGGATGGGGCGCCGATCGGCATCCGCCGATGGATGGCGAAGATCCAGAAAGAGCTGCCGGGACTGCGCTTCGGTTATTTCAATCCGCCGCGTGAGAAGTGGGGTCTCTAA
- a CDS encoding ADP-ribosylglycohydrolase family protein yields MGRNRADRFVGSLLGLATGDALGRPLEGLSAEEIQQYYGRVTHFVEGPPHKNDRRYLPGLHSDDTQQALVIAETLLESGRADPDIIGRKFLSLARGPRVLPLGAHRGYGRSFEFTVDTWKRGCHWNGGARNSAGIGASMRVASVGLAFSGDDAAIRENAALQAFVTHKDPRGVAAACAVAYLVGRAIGETPESLDPENLLRATVGFSERTQEWLRDTHERHLSRQTLDASNHFSKALGRLSGHLADPPEKVLPLITQNAEEIAEYTLRHPCQGFALGGVIAAIYFFLHESGSFADAVSMAIHAGGDADSVAAITGAIAGALHGKDGIPEAWRDDLIGHNQITLRALGLSGEPFEPELWVDLPTSELEWTLAEEAMRREYLKLAPLTDAELADLQEIVIRPIEPRPERSRGSYESGSRRRDDSRGGDRGGDSHGGNRRDRDRSRGPRLSPSGSRERGR; encoded by the coding sequence GTGGGAAGGAATCGTGCGGACCGTTTTGTCGGCTCTCTTTTGGGATTGGCGACGGGTGACGCGCTGGGGCGTCCTCTCGAGGGTTTGTCGGCTGAAGAGATTCAACAATACTATGGCAGGGTGACACACTTCGTTGAAGGGCCGCCGCACAAGAATGACCGCCGGTATCTTCCCGGCCTTCACTCTGACGATACCCAGCAAGCGCTGGTGATTGCAGAAACCCTGCTGGAATCCGGGCGCGCCGATCCAGACATTATCGGCCGGAAGTTCCTATCCCTCGCACGTGGTCCAAGAGTCCTTCCCCTTGGAGCCCATCGCGGCTACGGCCGGTCTTTTGAGTTCACTGTCGACACCTGGAAGAGGGGCTGCCACTGGAACGGTGGGGCGAGGAATTCCGCCGGGATCGGCGCCTCGATGCGTGTTGCATCCGTCGGATTGGCCTTTTCCGGCGACGACGCGGCGATCAGAGAGAATGCAGCGCTTCAAGCCTTTGTGACACATAAAGATCCCCGAGGTGTCGCAGCGGCCTGCGCCGTGGCCTATCTCGTGGGCCGGGCCATCGGGGAGACCCCCGAGTCCCTCGATCCGGAAAATCTCCTCCGCGCCACAGTCGGCTTTTCCGAACGGACACAGGAGTGGCTCCGGGATACACATGAAAGGCATCTCTCCCGGCAGACGCTCGATGCCTCCAACCATTTTTCAAAAGCCCTCGGCCGCTTGTCCGGGCATCTAGCCGATCCGCCGGAGAAGGTGCTCCCCCTGATCACACAAAACGCCGAAGAGATCGCGGAATACACATTGCGCCACCCCTGCCAGGGATTCGCCCTGGGGGGCGTCATCGCGGCGATCTATTTCTTCCTCCACGAATCCGGATCTTTCGCCGATGCTGTCTCGATGGCCATTCATGCCGGTGGAGATGCCGACTCGGTGGCCGCGATTACCGGCGCCATCGCCGGCGCCCTCCATGGTAAAGACGGCATTCCGGAGGCGTGGCGGGATGATCTTATTGGACACAACCAGATCACCTTGCGGGCCCTGGGCCTCTCGGGCGAACCCTTTGAACCGGAACTCTGGGTCGATCTGCCCACGAGCGAGCTGGAATGGACCCTGGCTGAGGAAGCGATGCGGCGGGAGTATCTCAAACTCGCGCCCCTGACGGATGCCGAACTCGCGGACCTCCAGGAGATTGTCATCCGGCCGATTGAGCCAAGGCCGGAACGCTCAAGAGGTTCATACGAATCCGGATCCAGGCGGCGGGATGATTCACGGGGCGGCGACCGTGGGGGTGATTCGCATGGTGGGAACCGCCGCGATCGGGACCGATCCCGTGGGCCGAGGCTTTCCCCTTCAGGGTCAAGGGAACGCGGACGGTAG
- a CDS encoding nucleotidyltransferase domain-containing protein translates to MKRDPKARKKLLDSLQERAKELNCLYRVEEILSRSDETLDQVFQAIVEVMAPGWQYPDLCQAKITFDDRIYISSPFDPTPWVLSAGIFVQDRKVGDLRVYYLEERPDGDQGPFLNEEVRLINTIAQRLGHYILYQQIKNAHQSWQDMQVGYGSKQERSWKAPVKLLRESDRALYLRLARKMLNHLVRIGVSDARKYLPAEETRDADLSYGEVNVPGRKFSSDEAHLLSDSPFELAGNHINDDEILGLLQKWVYEDKAGAFIRILSSPRSSLLEIADALRRFHLGLGDGSELAPSTLKSLRVTLTQKLLTEQIDFVRTAKKYVETKDFEALLDKMIIPGDSHGKLGGKSSGLFLAQKILQRAPHDDRPIGKLKVPRTWYLVSDGLLAFIHHNDLQDVIEQKYKEIDQVRQEYPNIVQLFKGSSFPSRIIDGLSVALDDLGKVPLIVRSSSLLEDRMGTAFSGKYKSLFIPNQGPKRKRLEALMDAVAEVYASTFGPDPIEYRAERGLLEFNEEMGIVIQAVVGQKVGKYFFPAFAGVAFSNNEFRWSTRIKREDGLIRIVPGLGTRAVDRVGDDYPVLIVPGQPNLRVNVAIDEVIRYSPQKADVINLEANTLDTVEISELMKEIGSEYPSLELVFSVHKEGMLNKPVGLLVDPQKDDLVATFGGLLTNSKFVRNLGNIMSILQEQLGTPVDIEFAHDGKDLYLLQCRPQSYSPDETPAPIPKDVAEKDTLFSANKYISNGWIPDITHIVYVDPNRYGELSSRNDMLAVGRAVGRLNRLLPKRQFILMGPGRWGSRGDIKLGVSVTYADISNTAMLIEIAKKRGEYLPDLSFGTHFFQDLVESRIRYLPLYPDDENIMFNEKFLLSASNLVPQMIPEFTELADTLRVIDVPAESDGRILRVLMNAELDEAIGVFMDRSEESTQPLGSDAKIQKKPGHYWRWRLKMAEKIAAELDAERFGVQAIYVFGSTKNATAGPGSDIDLLVHFRGTEKQNDDLMNWFEGWSLCLSEMNYLRTGYVTEGLLDVHLVTDKDIENRTSYAVKIGAVTDAAREMPLSKK, encoded by the coding sequence ATGAAAAGAGATCCTAAGGCGCGAAAAAAGCTTTTGGATTCGCTTCAAGAGAGAGCCAAAGAGCTCAACTGTCTGTATCGGGTCGAAGAGATTCTCAGTCGTTCCGATGAAACGCTGGATCAAGTCTTTCAAGCGATTGTGGAGGTTATGGCGCCCGGATGGCAATATCCCGATCTCTGTCAGGCGAAGATTACTTTCGACGATAGGATTTATATTTCAAGCCCATTTGATCCGACACCCTGGGTCTTGAGCGCCGGAATTTTTGTCCAGGATCGCAAGGTCGGAGACCTGAGGGTCTATTATTTAGAAGAGCGTCCCGATGGAGACCAGGGTCCGTTCCTTAATGAAGAAGTTCGCCTTATTAACACCATTGCTCAACGATTGGGTCATTATATTCTTTATCAACAGATCAAAAACGCCCATCAAAGTTGGCAGGATATGCAGGTCGGCTATGGCAGTAAACAAGAACGGTCATGGAAGGCGCCGGTCAAGTTGCTCCGGGAGTCGGATCGAGCCCTCTATTTGCGATTGGCCCGCAAGATGCTCAATCACCTGGTCCGGATCGGCGTCTCCGATGCCCGGAAGTACCTTCCGGCCGAAGAGACAAGAGACGCGGATCTATCCTATGGCGAAGTAAACGTTCCCGGAAGGAAATTCAGCTCGGACGAGGCCCATTTGCTGAGTGACAGCCCCTTTGAATTGGCTGGTAACCATATTAATGATGACGAAATACTGGGCCTCCTGCAAAAGTGGGTTTATGAAGACAAGGCGGGAGCCTTTATAAGAATATTGAGCAGTCCGCGATCCTCCCTGCTTGAAATAGCGGATGCCCTAAGGCGTTTTCACCTTGGGTTGGGTGATGGTTCTGAGCTGGCTCCCTCTACATTAAAGAGCCTCCGTGTCACCTTGACACAAAAGCTCTTGACCGAACAAATTGATTTTGTGAGAACCGCGAAAAAGTATGTTGAAACAAAGGACTTTGAAGCCCTGCTGGACAAAATGATAATTCCGGGAGACAGCCACGGAAAGCTGGGCGGGAAGAGCTCGGGACTCTTTTTGGCGCAAAAGATCCTCCAAAGAGCCCCGCATGATGACCGGCCGATCGGGAAGCTGAAGGTTCCAAGAACTTGGTATCTTGTCTCTGATGGGCTGTTGGCGTTTATTCATCACAATGATCTTCAGGATGTGATTGAACAAAAATATAAGGAAATAGATCAGGTACGGCAAGAGTATCCCAACATAGTCCAGTTGTTTAAAGGTTCGTCTTTTCCAAGCCGCATTATTGATGGATTGTCTGTTGCCTTGGATGATCTCGGAAAGGTTCCTTTGATTGTCAGAAGTTCCAGCCTTCTTGAAGATCGCATGGGAACGGCCTTTTCCGGGAAATATAAAAGTCTCTTTATTCCCAATCAGGGTCCCAAGCGCAAACGTCTGGAGGCCTTGATGGATGCGGTCGCCGAAGTCTATGCATCGACATTTGGACCCGATCCCATTGAATACCGGGCCGAAAGAGGATTGCTTGAATTCAATGAAGAGATGGGAATCGTCATTCAGGCCGTGGTAGGCCAAAAGGTCGGGAAATACTTCTTTCCCGCCTTCGCCGGTGTTGCCTTCAGCAACAATGAATTCAGATGGTCCACCAGAATTAAAAGGGAGGACGGACTCATTCGGATCGTGCCCGGCTTGGGCACAAGAGCCGTGGATCGGGTTGGTGATGATTATCCAGTGCTGATCGTACCGGGGCAACCGAATCTAAGGGTGAATGTGGCTATTGATGAAGTGATCCGCTACTCGCCCCAAAAAGCGGATGTGATTAATCTGGAGGCCAACACTTTAGATACAGTGGAAATATCGGAGCTTATGAAAGAGATCGGTTCGGAATACCCCTCGCTGGAATTGGTTTTTTCCGTCCATAAAGAGGGCATGCTGAACAAGCCGGTCGGGCTCCTGGTGGATCCACAGAAAGACGATTTGGTGGCGACGTTTGGCGGTCTATTAACCAATTCGAAATTTGTCAGAAATCTCGGTAATATCATGAGCATTCTTCAGGAACAATTGGGAACTCCTGTTGATATTGAGTTTGCCCATGACGGCAAAGATTTGTATCTGCTCCAATGCCGGCCGCAAAGCTACTCTCCAGATGAGACTCCTGCGCCGATCCCGAAAGATGTCGCTGAAAAGGATACGCTGTTTTCAGCCAATAAATATATATCCAATGGGTGGATCCCGGATATCACACATATTGTTTATGTTGATCCGAACCGGTATGGCGAGCTCTCCAGCCGGAATGACATGCTGGCCGTGGGACGAGCTGTCGGGCGGCTCAATCGGCTGTTGCCGAAACGGCAATTTATACTCATGGGCCCCGGGCGCTGGGGCAGCCGGGGGGATATCAAGCTCGGCGTCAGCGTGACCTATGCGGATATCAGCAATACCGCCATGCTGATAGAAATTGCCAAAAAGAGGGGGGAATATCTGCCAGATCTCTCCTTCGGCACACATTTTTTCCAAGATTTGGTTGAATCACGGATCCGTTATCTTCCTCTCTATCCGGACGACGAGAATATAATGTTCAATGAAAAATTCCTCTTGAGCGCCTCCAATCTCGTTCCGCAAATGATTCCGGAATTCACGGAATTGGCCGATACATTGCGGGTTATCGATGTACCCGCGGAATCCGATGGCCGCATCTTACGAGTATTAATGAACGCCGAGCTCGATGAAGCGATCGGAGTCTTTATGGATAGGAGCGAGGAAAGCACACAACCTCTTGGGAGTGACGCCAAAATTCAGAAGAAACCGGGTCATTACTGGCGCTGGCGCCTGAAAATGGCGGAGAAGATAGCGGCGGAGCTTGATGCGGAGCGTTTCGGCGTCCAGGCCATCTACGTGTTCGGCAGCACCAAAAATGCGACGGCGGGACCGGGAAGTGATATTGATCTCCTCGTTCACTTCCGGGGCACGGAAAAGCAAAACGATGATCTCATGAATTGGTTCGAGGGCTGGAGTCTATGTTTGAGCGAAATGAACTATTTGCGAACCGGATATGTTACTGAGGGCCTACTGGATGTTCACCTCGTGACGGATAAGGATATCGAGAACAGGACAAGCTATGCGGTGAAGATCGGCGCGGTGACGGATGCCGCCCGTGAAATGCCGCTATCCAAGAAATGA
- a CDS encoding HAD-IIA family hydrolase — protein sequence MVQQFRSEFDPAQIKGLLLDLDGVIYQGHRLIAGNKKAFRMIRDRETPVLFITNTTSVSRLHLREKLRGLGLSCSPEEILNAPRAAAEFLHSKGIRKCLLLAPETCADDFIELGIDPHPPESGDVTVPAVVVGDLGERFTFPVMNKAFLALREGALFVSMSPNRYWMSPNGLVLDSGPYVAALEYAIGRKALLTAKPNPSIFLEACRLLKLPPENVLMVGDDVEVDIDGAQKAGLPAVLVKTGKYQRRDETLIDPPPHGVVKNLLELMTHLGE from the coding sequence ATGGTTCAACAGTTTCGATCCGAATTCGATCCGGCTCAAATCAAGGGCCTTCTTCTCGATCTCGACGGCGTCATCTATCAGGGACACCGGCTGATCGCTGGAAACAAGAAAGCTTTCCGGATGATCAGAGATCGAGAGACCCCTGTCCTTTTTATAACCAACACAACCTCGGTGTCGCGCCTTCACCTGCGCGAAAAGCTCCGTGGATTGGGGCTTTCCTGCTCGCCGGAAGAAATCCTCAATGCCCCGCGCGCGGCGGCGGAGTTCCTGCATTCAAAGGGCATTCGGAAGTGTCTGCTGCTGGCGCCCGAAACATGCGCCGACGATTTTATAGAGCTGGGCATTGATCCACATCCTCCGGAGAGTGGCGATGTGACGGTCCCCGCCGTTGTTGTCGGCGATCTCGGAGAGAGGTTTACCTTTCCGGTGATGAATAAAGCCTTCCTCGCCCTTCGCGAAGGGGCCCTCTTCGTCTCCATGAGCCCGAATCGGTACTGGATGTCGCCCAATGGCCTGGTCTTGGATTCGGGGCCCTATGTCGCCGCGCTTGAATACGCCATTGGGCGAAAGGCCCTCCTCACCGCCAAACCGAATCCGTCGATCTTTCTTGAGGCCTGCCGCCTATTGAAACTTCCGCCGGAGAATGTGTTGATGGTTGGGGATGATGTCGAGGTCGATATCGACGGCGCGCAGAAGGCCGGTCTGCCGGCCGTGCTTGTCAAAACGGGGAAATATCAGAGGAGGGACGAGACCCTGATCGATCCCCCGCCCCATGGCGTCGTGAAAAATCTATTGGAGCTGATGACGCACCTTGGAGAGTGA